The Candidatus Binatia bacterium genome contains the following window.
TGATTTTTCACGCATGAAGGGACTTTTGAAGTATCCGGTAGTTTTTGACGGTCGGAACGTGTACGACCCGGCTCGTATGGAAGAAGCAGGCTTTACGTATTATTCGATGGGTCGACCGACGGTGGGGCCGGGGCTGAAATGAGTCGCCGAATCCTGATTACCGGTGGTGCCGGATTTATTGGCTCGCATCTGGCCGACCGCCTTCTTGCGGACGGAAACGAGGTGATCGCTATTGATAACCTCGCCACGGGGCATACCCGAAATATCGAGCATCTGGCCGGGAATACCAACTTCCGCTTCATCCACCATAACGTCACCGAGTATATTTATATCGAAGGCCATCTGGATGTTGTGCTGCACCTGGCCTCGCTGCCCAGTCCCGTCGATTATCTGAAGTTGCCGATTCCGACACTCAAGGTCGGCGCGCACGGAACCCACAAGGCCTTGGGGCTGGCGCGAGCAAAGGGCGCGCGTTTCATGTTGGCCTCGACGTCCGAAGTTTATGGCGACCCGCTCGTGCATCCTCAGCCAGAGGACTACTGGGGGAACGTGAACCCGGTCGGGCCTCGCGGGGTCTATGATGAGTCGAAGCGCTTCGCCGAAGCGATGACCATGGCGTATCATCGCTACCACGGGCTGGACACGCGGATCTTTCGTATCTTCAATACCTACGGCCCACGGATGCGTCCGGATGACGGACGAGTCGTGACGAATTTCATCAACCAGGCGCTCCATGGTCAGGACCTGACGGTCTATGACGACGGATCACGGACGCGAAGCTTTTGCTACGTGAGTGATCTGGTCGAGGGCATTCTTCGATTGATGGACTCCGATGAAGTCGATCCCGTCAATCTGGGCAATCCCGGCGAGATGACGATTCTGGAATTCGCGGAAGTCGTGCGCCGATTGACCGGTGAAGTCTCGGCGCTGAACCATGTCGTGCCGACGGACGAGAGGACCAAGGACGACCCTCAAGTTCGCCGACCGGATATCACCAAGGCCCGCAAGGTATTGGGGTGGGAGCCTCAGGTCAGCCTGGACGAGGGGCTTGGGCATACGATCGAGTATTTTCGGGAGCTCTTTGCCGCGCCCTGATCCGTCCCCGAGCAACTGAGGCAGGTTCTGCGCGAAGCATCGTTGTCTGATAGGCTGGAGCCTCGGACCACGGCTTCATGAATACGGAACGCATTCGGAATTTCTCGATCATCGCTCATATTGACCATGGCAAGTCGACGCTTGCCGATCGACTGCTGGAGCAGACGGGTACGGTAAGCTCCAGAGAAATGCAGGCTCAGCTCCTTGATGACATGGATCTCGAGCGGGAGCGGGGCATCACGATCAAGGCACGAGCCGTTCGTCTGACCTATCTGGCCGATGACGGTGAGCAGTATATCCTCAACCTCATCGACACTCCGGGGCATGTGGACTTCCATTATGAGGTTTCGCGGAGCCTGTCGGCCTGCGAAGGCGCTATTTTGGTCGTCGATGCCGCACAGGGCGTGGAGGCCCAGACCCTCGCGAACGTCTATCTCGCTCTCGACAACGACCTCGAAATTCTTCCGGTCCTGAACAAGATTGATCTGCCATCGGCGGACCCGCCTCGGGTGCGCGCAGAAGTCGAGGATATGATCGGGCTGGATGCCAGTGATGCTCCCGAGGTCTCGGCCAAGCTCGGTACGGGGATCAAGTCGATTCTCGAACAAGTGGTGGCCCACGTGCCTCCGCCGACGGGTCGCCCGGAGAATCCCCTCCAAGCTCTGATCTTCGATTCCTGGTTCGATCCATACCACGGTGCTGTCGTGCTGATGCGCGTGAAAGAGGGCGTTGTTCGCAAGGGGGACCGCATTCGCTTGATGGCGGCCGGAGAGGAATACGATGTGACCCGACTCGCCGTGCTGGCACCTCAGGCAACTGAGGTGCCGGAGTTGGGCCCGGGCGAAGTCGGCATCTTGATGGCCTCGATCAAGGAGATCGAACACGCTCGTATCGGCGATACGGTGACCTTGGCCAAAAAGGGTTCCACTGAGGCATTGCCTGGATTCCAGGAAGTAAAGCCGATGGTCTTCAGCGGCCTTTATCCGACGGATGGAAAGCAATACGAGGCACTGCGCACCGCTCTGGAAAAGCTGAAGCTGAACGACGCTGCGTTCTCGTATGAGGCCGAGAGCTCGATCGCATTGGGTTTCGGTTTCCGCTGCGGTTTCCTCGGGCTGCTGCATATGGAAATCGTCCAGGAGCGCCTCGAGAGAGAATTTTCTCTCTTGTTGATCACCACCGCTCCTACGGTCGCCTATCGAGTCACGGATACGGCTGGCAATGTACTTCTCGTCGACAGTCCCTCCAAGCTGCCGGAGCCAACCGAGGTCGAGAAAATCGAGGAACCGGTCATTCTGGCGACCGTACATCTGCCCACGGAATATCTGGGTTCGGTTTTACGGTTATGCGAGGACAAGCGCGGCACCCAGAAGGAGATCCGCTATGCGGGTGAAAACCGGGCTCTGCTTGTCTACGAAATGCCCCTCAACGAGGTTGTGGCTGATTTTTACGACCGACTGAAAACTCTCTCTCGCGGTTACGCTTCGCTGGACTACGAGATGCATGATTTCGTCGAAAGCAAGCTGGTCAAGCTGGACGTGCGGATCAACGGCGATGTGGTGGACGCCTTGTCGTTGATTGTTCATCGTGACCGAGCCTATGCTCGTGGTCGCGAACTGACGTCCAAAATGAAGGAACTCATTCCGAGGCAAATGTTCGAAATTGCCATTCAGGCCTCTCTGGGCAACAAGGTCATTGCACGGGAAACGGTCAAGGCTCTGCGCAAGAATGTCACGGCGAAGTGCTACGGTGGCGACATTTCACGCAAGCGAAAGCTGCTCGAGGCGCAGAAGGAGGGCAAAAAACGAATGAAGCAGGTCGGGAACGTCGAAATTCCTCAGGAAGCCTTCCTCGCGGCCTTGAAGGTGGAATCTTGAGTCGAGAGAAAGCAGCGCCCGGAAAGTCCATTGTCCGGGAATGGGCCGAGGCCATCATCGTGGCGTTGCTTTTGGCCCTTTTCATAAGGACTTTTTTCGTTCAGGCCTTCAAAATCCCTTCCGGATCGATGCTGCCGACACTGCAGATCGGGGACCATTTGCTCGTCAACAAGCTGCTTTATGGCATCCGGGTCCCAATTGTCGGAAAGCGATATTTTGACTTCTTCGCGCCGGAGAGAGGGGATATCATCGTCTTCGTCTTCCCGGAGGACCCCGCCAAGGACTTCATCAAGAGAGTCGTGGGCATCCCGGGCGATGTGCTTGAGATTCGCGAAAAAAAACTATTCCGCAACGGCCAGATGGTCGATGACGGAGATGAGCCTTATGCCCAGTACCTCGACCAGTCACAGAATAAAGTCCCCCGAGACAATTGGGGACCGGAAACGGTTCCCGAAGGAAATGTCTTTGTATTGGGGGACAATCGTGACCGGAGCTATGACTCCCGGTTCTGGGGCTTCGTGCCCTTTGAGAACATCAAGGGCAAGGCCGTCGTCATTTATTGGTCCTGGGACGGAGAAGAAACCTGGGTTCGGTTCAATCGTATCGGAAACCTTCTGCAGTAGAACCGGCTCTTCAGCCGATCGAGCATTGTTTTCGAGTTTCCAGCCGGCTCCCGGGGGTTCTCATTTTCGTTCCACGTTCTATCTAAACGGCCCTGATAGGGGCCATGTTCCCGGAGGAAACCCATGTCCCTGAGTGAGAAGCTCAAAAATCACGAAGCCCGTGTCGGCGTCATCGGCCTCGGCTACGTTGGTCTGCCCTTGGTTGTCGAAATGGCGGAAGCTGGTTTCGAGGTTGTTGGAATCGATTCCGACCCACGCAAGGTGACCGAGATTAATGAAGGTCGCTCGTATATTGGCGACGTCAAAACCGAAACACTCGCGGCTCTGGTCAAGGCGGGCAAGATCTCGGCGACAACGGATCCAAGCATCCTGGCCGAACTTGATACCGTCAGTATCTGTGTTCCCACGCCTCTGTCCAAGACCAAGGATCCCGACGTCAGCTACATTCTGTCGGCGGTCTCCTCGATCAAGAAGCATCTGAAGTCAGGCCAGTTAATCGTTCTGGAGAGTACCACCTATCCTGGAACGACAGACGAATTGATTCGAACGGAATTGGAAAGCGAAACTTTCCAGTCGGGCAAGGATTTCTTCCTCGCCTTCTCGCCGGAGCGAATCGATCCGGGCAACAAAACTCATGGGACGCGTAATACGCCCAAGGTTGTTGGCGGGATCACTCCTCGCTGCACGGAACTCGCGGTGCTGCTCTATTCGCAGTTCATCAAGACGGTGGTGCCCGTGTCCAGTGCGCGAACTGCCGAGATGGTGAAGCTGCTGGAAAATACTTTCCGAAGCGTCAATATCGGCCTGGTCAACGAGCTGGCTTCGATGTGTGACACCCTCGGTGTTGATGCCTACGAAGTGATCGATGCGGCAGCGACCAAGCCCTTCGGCTTTATGCCTTTCTACCCGGGGCCGGGTCTCGGCGGGCATTGTATTCCCATCGACCCCCATTACCTTGCGTGGAAGTTGAAGGCGCACGATTTCACCGCACGCTTCATCGGATTAGCGTCCGAAGTGAACCAGAAAATGCCGGCGCTGGTCGTCGAGAAAGTCGCGGATGGACTGAATCACCACGGCCGTGCCGTAAAGGGCTCTCGGGTCCTGGCTCTCGGCGTTGCCTATAAAAAGGACGTCAGCGATATGCGTGAGTCGCCGGCCTTGTCGGTAATCCATCAACTCGTCGAGCGCGGTGCTTCCGTCAGCTATCACGATCCCTATGTGGCCGAGATGGTGACCGAAGATGGTGCCATGGCCAGTGTGGAGCTCTCGGAGGAGACTTTGCGGCTCACTGATTGCGTGGTCATCTTGACCGATCATACCGAGTACGACATCTCGTGGGTGGTCGAGAATTCCCGTCTGGTGGTCGATACTCGAAACACAACCCGCGGCTTGGAAGATCGGTTTGGTGAAAGGATCATCAAATTGGGTGCGCCGGCTGGGTACTCGCAGCCGCAGGTCAAGTTGGCCGAAAGCGCCTGATTCGTATCGGCATGAGAAGAAAGAGGGCGGGTCCTTGGCGGGCCCGCCCTTTTTTTATGCCGCGATGACGTGCTCCCAGTGGCGCGAGTTGCTGGACCTTTCGATGGCCTCGAGGACCTGAAGATTTTGTCGTCCGTCGGAGAAGTTCGGTGATGGCGACGAGCCTGTCGCTACGGCAGCCAGAAAGTCGAGGATGGTATTGGTGAAGCTGTGTTCGTACCCCAGGAGATGTCCCGGCGGCCACCAGCCCTCGACGAAGGGATGGGACTCGTCGGTTGCCAGAATGGTGCGGAAGCCACTTTCGCTTCCAGCTTCTTCATAGAATTCCAGCTCGTTGAGTCGCTCGAGGTCAAACGAGAGGCTGCCCTTCTCGCCATTGATTTCAAACCTGTTGGCGTTCTTCCGGCCAGCGGCAAATCGAGATGCCTCCATCGTCCCGATGGCACCATTTTCGAAGCGCAGCAGGCTCAGGGCAGCGTCGTCGACATCGACCGCTCCGGTGCCTGATCCGTCTTCCAGGGGGCGCTGGTCGACGAAGGTCGTCAAATGACCGCTGACTTCGAGGATCTCGCCGACAAGGTGGCGGGCGAGGTCCAGCGAGTGTGATCCGATATCGCCGAGCGCTCCGGATCCGGCCCGGGTCTTCTGGAGCCGCCAGACCAGAGGGAACTCGGGGTCGATGATCCAGTCCTGGAGGTAGGTTCCCCGGAAATGGAAGATGCGTCCGAGGCGGCCCTCCTCGAGCAGTCGTTTGGCCAGAGCGACGGCGGGTACGCGGCGGTAGTTATGGCAGAGCATATGGACGATGCCGGCAGCTTCGGCGGCTTGCTCCATCGCGAGAGCCTCCGTGACCGTATTGGTCAGCGGCTTCTCGCAGAGAATCGCCTTGCCTGCGGCTGCCGCGGCAATCGCGATCTCCGCGTGCGAATCGCCCGGCGTACAAATGTCGACGATGTCGATATCGTCGCGTTGGATGACTCTCTGCCATGAGGTATCCGACTCCGCGAAGCCAAGGGTCTCCGCTGCGATCTCCGCGGCTTTGGCATCGCGGCCGCAGACCACCCTCAATTCGGGCGTGAGTGCCGGCTTTGCGAAATGTTTGGCCTGTCGCCAGGCATTGGCGTGGGCCCGCCCCATGAATTGATAGCCGATCATGGCGACTCGTGCGGATGTCTTCTTCATCGGATCAGCTCCGGTAGGGTTCTCGGCCAATGCCTTGAACCGGAATGTTTTGCGCGGGAAGCACCTCGGCCTGCAGCGCGTACATGGACGCCGCGGCTTCGTCGATATGCCGGGTGAAGGCGACCGATCCCGCGAGGATAGGCTCGAGTGCTTCGACTTCCTGCACGCGCGCCGGAGAGTATTCATGCTCGACGATCAAGGGTGTGTTCTCGATGTCGAGATCGAGAAGCTCCCGCGCAGCCAGTTGGTGGTCGAGCCAATCGACGGTGCGGTTCTGCAGGTAGGCGAGGGGGTCATGCCGAGCGGTGCCGGGCAGTTCGTGCTCGCAAGTGCTGGTCTGCTTTTTCCAGGCATGTCCCTGATCGGCCGGGTTGGGGGATGGCTTGCCGTCGATCCAGTCGCCGCGCTCGACCGTCTGGCCGCCGTAGCCCCACGCCGAAATTCCTCGGGAGTCGGTGACCTGACCTTTGACGTGAAATCCCGTGATCAGAAAGCCATAGCCTTCGTCCTTGAGGTATTGAAAAATACTGCGGGTATCCTGTCCCATCAGCACTGCGTGCGACGGATCATAATGAACGCGGAACTGATCTCCGAGCCCATGCTTTTCGCAGATCCTGTGCAGGGCGATCCAGGTCCCCGGCGCATAAGCAATATTGTTGTAGAAGTTGTCTCCCGTCGTCCAACCGGGCATCGGGCATTGCTCGACCCGGTATTCCAGCTCACGGTCCTTCGCGTACTGCAACAGGGGGATAAAGGACTCCTCGAAGTCCTGAAGGTTTTGATCCATCGACAGGTCCTGATTGCGACCCACGAATCCGCATACAGCCGGAGCACCGAGGGCGGCAGCCGCATCCATGCATCGCTTCATGAAGGCCGATTTCTTTGCCCGGACGGGGGGTGATTCGTGCAACATATTATCGAAATACCCGATATCGGCGATCGTGACTCCGGTTGCGGCAACGGCCCGGTCCACTCGGGCCGCACGCTCGGCGGTGAAGGGTTCGCGGAGGTCGAGGGTATTGGCCACCGGGTCGAGCATTGCCTCGGGCGGGACATCGGCCTCGGACGGGTGCAGGGCTGCCGCCAGTTGGATGCAGTCTGCCGAGAGGCGACCTGCGAATTCCAGCCACTCCTCGATTGCCAGATCCGGGTCGGGGTCCCGTCTTTCTCGGGGGGTCAGTTCCTGAAGTGCCGCGGTCAGCACCCCGAGGGGCATGAAGCGGGGGTGGAATTCCTTGATGGCCATATGATTTTCCTTTCTCGCCGGACGGGGTCTGTAGCTACAACGAATCGAGCGACGCTACAATTTCTCGCAAAAAATGCCCGCTTTCAGATCTCGGCCTTTACATCCGGAATTGCCGGATGTATTCCTCGCAGAGGCCTTTTAAGTGAATCCGGAGAGGTTCGGAAGGGTCGGAGGATGACGATAAACGACGAAGGAGTGCGGGGCCGACTGGTCCTGGATGCTCCAGCCATACAGAGAGCGATCACCAGAATCGCACACGAGATTGTCGAGCGGAATAAAGGCGTCGACGGTCTTGGTATTGTTGGTATTCGTTCCCGCGGCGATTTTCTCGCCAAGCGCCTCCAGCGTGAAGTTGAACGCCTCGAAGGCGTCGAGGTTCCCTTCGGAGCGATGGACATCACGCTATACCGGGACGACCTCAGCCGCGGCGCCGACCATGCTCTGGTCCAGTTGACCGAGATTCCCTGGGAAGTGGCCGGGCGGACCGTGCTGCTGGTGGACGACGTTCTCTTTACGGGTCGGACCGTTCGCGCGGCTCTGGACGCCGTAATGGATTTCGGACGACCGCAAGCAATCCAGTTGGCCGTTCTGATTGATCGAGGCCACCGGGAATTACCGATCCGGGCGGACTTTGTCGGCAAGAATTTGCCGACGCAGCGTACCGAAGAAGTAGAGGTTCATCTCGCCGAGACGGGCGCAGAGGATCAGGTGCGCATTTGGGATCGGGGCGCGCTTGCCGATCTGAAGACGGAAGGACGGTAGGCATATGCTTTTTGAACGTCCGCATTTACTGGGCCTGGAAGGACTGACTGCAGAGGAACTGACCTTCCTGCTCGACACCGCGGAGTCCTTCAAGGAAGTTTCCGAACGGGAGATCAAAAAAGTACCCGCACTCCGGGGGCGGACGGTCATCAACCTGTTCTTCGAGCCGAGCACGCGCACAAGGACATCGTTTGAACTGGCGGCGAAGCGGTTGTCCGCAGACACGGTGAACCTGAACGAGAAAGCCTCGTCGGCGACCAAGGGCGAGACGCTGAGCGATACCGCACGAAATATAGCCGCGATGCGTCCGGATGCGATCGTGGTGCGCCATCCAGCCTCCGGTGCGCCGGACCTGCTGGCGCGCCATGTGGACTGTCCGATTATCAACGCCGGCGATGGTTCCCACGAGCACCCCACGCAGGCCCTGCTGGATCTGCTGACGATCCGGGAGCGCAAGGGCTCGATTGCTGGTCTGACGGTAGCGATTGTCGGTGATGTTCTGCATAGCCGGGTTGCGCGCTCGAATCTCCACGCACTGCTGACGTTGGGGGCCAAGGTGCGCTTTGTCGGCCCGCCGACATTGGTGCCCAGAGAGTTCGCGGCCATGGGGGCCGAGCTTTTTTACAATCTGGAAGAGGGCGTTCGCGATGCGGACGTCGTGATGATGCTCCGCATCCAGCGGGAGCGGATGAACGGCAAGTATTTCTCGTCGCTCTACGAGTATTCGCGACTCTACTGCCTGTCGGTCGAGGCGCTCCAGCGTGCAGATCCCGAGGTGATCATTCTCCATCCGGGGCCAATGAACCGCGGGGTCGAAATTTCCAGTACCGTCGCGGATGGCCCATATTCGGTGATCATGGACCAAGTGACGAACGGCGTCGCGGTCCGGATGGCAGCGCTTTACGTTCTGGTAGGAAGACGGCGTCCCGAGGCCAATGAGGATGATTCGTCGTTCACGGAAACAGAGGAATTTTTGAAAAAGGCGGCACATAGTGAGTGAACCAAGAATTCGGCGAGCGGCCGACAGACCCGTACTGATTGTTGGTGGGGAAGTGATCGACCCTGAAGGTCGACGCATAATGAAGGCAGACGTCCTTCTCGAGGATGGCGTGATTCGCGCGATCGAGCCCGGGCTGCACGCTTCCCGGGCCGGCGGCGAAGATGCTCTGATTATCGAGGCAGCCGGTCGATTCGTGATGCCCGGCTTGGTCGATATGCACGTTCATTTGCGGGAACCGGGCTATGAATACCGGGAAACGATCGAAACTGGCGCTTTGGCGGCTGTTGCGGGCGGGGTGACCAGCGTTG
Protein-coding sequences here:
- a CDS encoding SDR family oxidoreductase — its product is MSRRILITGGAGFIGSHLADRLLADGNEVIAIDNLATGHTRNIEHLAGNTNFRFIHHNVTEYIYIEGHLDVVLHLASLPSPVDYLKLPIPTLKVGAHGTHKALGLARAKGARFMLASTSEVYGDPLVHPQPEDYWGNVNPVGPRGVYDESKRFAEAMTMAYHRYHGLDTRIFRIFNTYGPRMRPDDGRVVTNFINQALHGQDLTVYDDGSRTRSFCYVSDLVEGILRLMDSDEVDPVNLGNPGEMTILEFAEVVRRLTGEVSALNHVVPTDERTKDDPQVRRPDITKARKVLGWEPQVSLDEGLGHTIEYFRELFAAP
- the lepA gene encoding translation elongation factor 4; the protein is MNTERIRNFSIIAHIDHGKSTLADRLLEQTGTVSSREMQAQLLDDMDLERERGITIKARAVRLTYLADDGEQYILNLIDTPGHVDFHYEVSRSLSACEGAILVVDAAQGVEAQTLANVYLALDNDLEILPVLNKIDLPSADPPRVRAEVEDMIGLDASDAPEVSAKLGTGIKSILEQVVAHVPPPTGRPENPLQALIFDSWFDPYHGAVVLMRVKEGVVRKGDRIRLMAAGEEYDVTRLAVLAPQATEVPELGPGEVGILMASIKEIEHARIGDTVTLAKKGSTEALPGFQEVKPMVFSGLYPTDGKQYEALRTALEKLKLNDAAFSYEAESSIALGFGFRCGFLGLLHMEIVQERLEREFSLLLITTAPTVAYRVTDTAGNVLLVDSPSKLPEPTEVEKIEEPVILATVHLPTEYLGSVLRLCEDKRGTQKEIRYAGENRALLVYEMPLNEVVADFYDRLKTLSRGYASLDYEMHDFVESKLVKLDVRINGDVVDALSLIVHRDRAYARGRELTSKMKELIPRQMFEIAIQASLGNKVIARETVKALRKNVTAKCYGGDISRKRKLLEAQKEGKKRMKQVGNVEIPQEAFLAALKVES
- the lepB gene encoding signal peptidase I, with product MLSREKAAPGKSIVREWAEAIIVALLLALFIRTFFVQAFKIPSGSMLPTLQIGDHLLVNKLLYGIRVPIVGKRYFDFFAPERGDIIVFVFPEDPAKDFIKRVVGIPGDVLEIREKKLFRNGQMVDDGDEPYAQYLDQSQNKVPRDNWGPETVPEGNVFVLGDNRDRSYDSRFWGFVPFENIKGKAVVIYWSWDGEETWVRFNRIGNLLQ
- a CDS encoding nucleotide sugar dehydrogenase, translating into MSLSEKLKNHEARVGVIGLGYVGLPLVVEMAEAGFEVVGIDSDPRKVTEINEGRSYIGDVKTETLAALVKAGKISATTDPSILAELDTVSICVPTPLSKTKDPDVSYILSAVSSIKKHLKSGQLIVLESTTYPGTTDELIRTELESETFQSGKDFFLAFSPERIDPGNKTHGTRNTPKVVGGITPRCTELAVLLYSQFIKTVVPVSSARTAEMVKLLENTFRSVNIGLVNELASMCDTLGVDAYEVIDAAATKPFGFMPFYPGPGLGGHCIPIDPHYLAWKLKAHDFTARFIGLASEVNQKMPALVVEKVADGLNHHGRAVKGSRVLALGVAYKKDVSDMRESPALSVIHQLVERGASVSYHDPYVAEMVTEDGAMASVELSEETLRLTDCVVILTDHTEYDISWVVENSRLVVDTRNTTRGLEDRFGERIIKLGAPAGYSQPQVKLAESA
- a CDS encoding Gfo/Idh/MocA family oxidoreductase, whose amino-acid sequence is MKKTSARVAMIGYQFMGRAHANAWRQAKHFAKPALTPELRVVCGRDAKAAEIAAETLGFAESDTSWQRVIQRDDIDIVDICTPGDSHAEIAIAAAAAGKAILCEKPLTNTVTEALAMEQAAEAAGIVHMLCHNYRRVPAVALAKRLLEEGRLGRIFHFRGTYLQDWIIDPEFPLVWRLQKTRAGSGALGDIGSHSLDLARHLVGEILEVSGHLTTFVDQRPLEDGSGTGAVDVDDAALSLLRFENGAIGTMEASRFAAGRKNANRFEINGEKGSLSFDLERLNELEFYEEAGSESGFRTILATDESHPFVEGWWPPGHLLGYEHSFTNTILDFLAAVATGSSPSPNFSDGRQNLQVLEAIERSSNSRHWEHVIAA
- a CDS encoding TIM barrel protein — translated: MAIKEFHPRFMPLGVLTAALQELTPRERRDPDPDLAIEEWLEFAGRLSADCIQLAAALHPSEADVPPEAMLDPVANTLDLREPFTAERAARVDRAVAATGVTIADIGYFDNMLHESPPVRAKKSAFMKRCMDAAAALGAPAVCGFVGRNQDLSMDQNLQDFEESFIPLLQYAKDRELEYRVEQCPMPGWTTGDNFYNNIAYAPGTWIALHRICEKHGLGDQFRVHYDPSHAVLMGQDTRSIFQYLKDEGYGFLITGFHVKGQVTDSRGISAWGYGGQTVERGDWIDGKPSPNPADQGHAWKKQTSTCEHELPGTARHDPLAYLQNRTVDWLDHQLAARELLDLDIENTPLIVEHEYSPARVQEVEALEPILAGSVAFTRHIDEAAASMYALQAEVLPAQNIPVQGIGREPYRS
- the pyrR gene encoding bifunctional pyr operon transcriptional regulator/uracil phosphoribosyltransferase PyrR, producing the protein MTINDEGVRGRLVLDAPAIQRAITRIAHEIVERNKGVDGLGIVGIRSRGDFLAKRLQREVERLEGVEVPFGAMDITLYRDDLSRGADHALVQLTEIPWEVAGRTVLLVDDVLFTGRTVRAALDAVMDFGRPQAIQLAVLIDRGHRELPIRADFVGKNLPTQRTEEVEVHLAETGAEDQVRIWDRGALADLKTEGR
- a CDS encoding aspartate carbamoyltransferase catalytic subunit, translating into MLFERPHLLGLEGLTAEELTFLLDTAESFKEVSEREIKKVPALRGRTVINLFFEPSTRTRTSFELAAKRLSADTVNLNEKASSATKGETLSDTARNIAAMRPDAIVVRHPASGAPDLLARHVDCPIINAGDGSHEHPTQALLDLLTIRERKGSIAGLTVAIVGDVLHSRVARSNLHALLTLGAKVRFVGPPTLVPREFAAMGAELFYNLEEGVRDADVVMMLRIQRERMNGKYFSSLYEYSRLYCLSVEALQRADPEVIILHPGPMNRGVEISSTVADGPYSVIMDQVTNGVAVRMAALYVLVGRRRPEANEDDSSFTETEEFLKKAAHSE